In one Xyrauchen texanus isolate HMW12.3.18 chromosome 18, RBS_HiC_50CHRs, whole genome shotgun sequence genomic region, the following are encoded:
- the LOC127658721 gene encoding cell division cycle-associated protein 7-like: MRSKRQQASPTSTRMNLRSYRSTAVVPMETSSSDDSCDSFGSDGFGNLKRPLRPTRRSAPSEKVFSIPPVTEEACSGFVNNLNDDLTDMNMDSDTETCSPPRKTRRSFTLRVAMKFPNKRASPSKPAAPKPKEPESDSESENFMLKRALNIKENKAMLAKLMAELDKVPGLIPRRASLSQGNTPRRAPRQSMEPSATRRRNPERTSRPHTRSRSLVDGPPSPTPEEELEDKFSLVRRPDDDDEEEREPRRRSYHSSLTIPHVVRPVEEITQAELDNVCVNVREKVYNRATGSTCHQCRQKTVDTKTNCRNPECVGVRGQFCGPCLRNRYGEEVHDALLNPEWYCPPCRGICNCSFCRAREGRCATGVLVYLAKYHGYDNVHSYLKSLKKELEESE; encoded by the exons ATGCGTTCTAAG AGGCAGCAGGCATCTCCCACCTCCACCAGAATGAACTTGCGCAGTTACAGGAGCACTGCTGTGGTTCCTATGGAAACCTCTTCTTCAGATGACAGCTGTGACAGTTTTGGATCAGATGGTTTTGGGAACTTG aaGAGACCACTGAGACCGACAAGAAGATCTGCTCCAAGTGAGAAAGTGTTTAGCATCCCACCTGTGACTGAGGAGGCGTGCAGCGGATTTGTCAATAACCTGAATGATGACTTGACTGACATG AATATGGACTCTGACACGGagacctgttcacctcccagGAAAACTCGCAGATCGTTCACGCTTCGGGTAGCCATGAAGTTCCCGAACAAACGAGCCAGTCCGTCAAAGCCTGCAGCACCCAAGCCCAAGGAGCCAGAGTCTGACTCTGAGAGCGAGAACTTCATGCTGAAGAGAGCACTGAATATTAAAGAGAACAAGGCTATG CTTGCTAAACTAATGGCTGAGCTAGATAAAGTTCCTGGACTCATTCCGAGGAGGGCATCTTTGTCTCAGGGCAACACG cctCGTCGTGCTCCACGCCAATCAATGGAACCCAGTGCAACTCGCCGAAGAAACCCAGAAAGGACATCTCGCCCTCACACGCGTTCGCGCTCACTGGTGGATGGCCCACCATCCCCCACTCCTGAGGAGGAACTCGAAGACAAGTTCAGCCTGGTCCGCAGACCTGATGATGATGACGAAGAGGAG AGAGAGCCACGTCGCCGCAGCTACCACAGCTCTCTGACGATTCCTCATGTTGTGCGGCCTGTGGAGGAGATCACTCAGGCTGAGCTGGACAATGTTTGTGTCAACGTCAGAGAGAAGGTTTACAACCGTGCCACT GGTTCCACTTGCCATCAGTGTCGTCAGAAGACCGTTGATACGAAGACTAACTGCCGTAACCCTGAATGTGTGGGTGTGCGAGGACAGTTCTGCGGGCCTTGTCTCCGAAATCGCTATGGAGAAGAGGTCCATGATGCCCTCTTGAACCCG GAGTGGTATTGCCCACCATGCAGGGGTATCTGTAACTGCAGCTTCTGTCGTGCCAGAGAGGGGCGCTGTGCTACAGGCGTGCTCGTGTATCTGGCCAAGTACCACGGCTATGACAATGTGCACTCTTATCTGAAAAG TTTGAAGAAAGAACTGGaggaaagtgaataa